The nucleotide window CTGCATGTATATATTACCTTCATCATTAGGTTATGAGATAGCCGCAAGAGAGGATAAGGTTGAAGCTTGTAGCAAACATTGTTTATGCATTCCACAGCGAACGATCGCATCTTTTACCATTAAAACATtcagaaaatgatcaaatataatttaacagtctattcaaaatattataacatGTATATTTATACCACTTAAAGTGCCACAAGAACCATGCATGAAAACTAGGACACAACTACATATTCAAGTCCATACAAGCTCACCTCTCTAATATGGGGCTCACTTATGCAATACTGCAAGTATGTCGCTTCAGAAGCCGTTGTTCTTAGGAAACTCCTGTAATTACCATTCCGATATGATCTGCAAGATAAAATGAGGAAATTTCACCATACTTCAGTTCATCTTGTCTGTAGGTAGTTAATTTAAATAACTCAACCGTAAAAGATTGAACAGCATAACCTACCTTAAAAGTTTTCGAACAAAACACATTTCCTTGGATTTTATTAAATTAGAAGTCAGCTTGCGAAACCATAAAGACAGTGGCTCCCCCTGCAGATCAAAATCTTAATGTTTTATGTAAATGAAAAAGGTGACATGCTAACGAATAAAAGGATAAAGGAAGCAGAGAGACAACCATCACTCCACTACTGGTATTGAGGTGAAGCAGCACATAGAGTGAACGGAACTCGGCTTCATTTTCGTAGATGTAATCTGGTTTCCTATTTGCGTCATAGATATTATACAAAGTGGTGAGAGTTTTTGCTAGCTGCTCCATGTTCAAGTGATGCATTGAGCTAATGCTTGTACCACTACAACCCTGAAGCCTCTGGCGAGATATGACATGGAATTTAACCTATATGAGAAACCCGCTTGAGAGTCAGAATAATAACATCAATGGAGtaaacacacacaaatgagtTTCAATCATGAACCAGAAAGAAGTAATTCTAACGAAAAAGAAAcatgtaataaaaaaacatacgaTTTCCTCGTAAAGGTGGATGACTCCCTCACTGGCTAGATTCTGGATGCTGAGATCTTGTCTAATAGACCTTGTCCTGTCGAAAATAAAATCATGAACCACTTCAAAGGGGTGCTCCCTTGAGTCCAGCAAGCTTAGAAGGTAACTCAGAGTTTCTTCTAAGACCGAGAGCGGTCTTACATCCGATGCCTGAACATCAGCTGCTGAAAGGGTTCTGCAAAACTAGCAAGAACACACACAGAGAGAGTATAACTACTTTAAGCAAGGACAAAAAAGACTGATGTTATACAGAACAGCTGTGaatcattttataaaagaaacttAATCACTGTCTACTACAAGCTAATTAATCAGAGTATTATAAACacgaaaaatgaaaactttaatAAATCTCAAAGCTCACCTTCTTGACAGCGAGATCTGAGGATGATTTAGTGGGGTTTCCATGAAGCCTCTCAAACACTGAGAGATCACGCAAGCGTTCTCTTGTGACTCTTTCCCGCTCTGTTAATAAGGGAAAGCAATAAACTTTATTAACTGAAGCTGTTTACATCCTTATTACATTCTATGCAATTCAGGCGCAGGATAGGTTCAGTTTTTAGGGGAATCTAAGGCCAAATAGAAAATGATTTTACCAGGACACATAGAAGAGCAAGTTCCGACGATGAAGGACACGTCAGCAGAATCTCCACCCTTAGTATTGTCATTGCTTCGGTTGCGAGGTACATCGGATCTTCTCCGATACGAATCACTAGCTCCACCAACGGAtccggaagaagaagaagaagaagagccgcGACTTCGACGATTCATGGCTTAAGAGTTTGAGATCACCGACGAAGGAAGGGTCCTCCCCTCAGCGGCACATGGCCTGTTCGTCTCAGCGAATGGTAAACACCCTGCGACGAGACATCATAAATTACAGTAATACCCTTTCTGTTTGTAAGAATCACAAAATAACCCAACCCTAAATTaactctttctcctcttctgaTTTTATTCACCGTAGCTGCATCGAGTAGCTCTTTTCTGAAAACTTGCATTCACCATTCTCTGTTGAACCTTCCTTGTTTGACGAAATCGACTCTTGTGTTCTGCCTCTCAACTTTCTTTTGGTTTTAGCTTCAACAGTTGTCTCTTTTAGAATTCAAGACAAGAGAGATGGAAGTGAGAAGCGAGCTGAAGCATAATATTTACGAGATTTTCAAAGACTTTATCACGGGGTATGTTTTGTGTTATGATTGATTCTCTTTACCATATATATGTGCTCACTTtagtatgttgtattttaaaaccCTCTAACTCTTGAATCTTGGTTTATTGCAATGCTTATAGGATCACAAAGCTTGAGGAACTAGATAATGCTGCAAACACCTTTCTTCTACGCTTTCAGCAAGCGCTCTGTAAgtttttctttggtttttatTGGTGGACCTTCTCTGACTTAATTTCTTATCCCCCAGCCTTGCTCAAACGCTCTCCAATACTCACTTCCTCCAAGTTCATCGAGAGCATTCTCAAGAACAATGAAACTAGACGGCTTAAATCATACGTAGAATCAGGCTGTATTAACATCGATGACGCTGCACTAAGCACACGGGCTTGTAAGTTTACTCATCAACTCTTTTGATCTAAAGTTTCTCAATTGATGCGAAAAactttcatgttttaaaaaacacTCTTCAGCAATTATTCGTTTCTGCTTACACGTCTCTCCTTTTTTGTTTGCAAGAAGTGCATACATCTCTATCAGGACTTTCTGACCACCTAATCAAAGGTAATAATGAATCTACTGTTTATCGCcatatttctttttgtaatgTTTCATGTCATCAACTCACTTCGACATTGTTAAAGCAAGTATGCCCTTCTAATCGTTAAAATGTTGTAATTGCAGCTCAAAGCTTGTTATCTGACCTCGAGCATCTCACTGATGATGCCGCCCTTGCAATTGATACTGCAACAAAGCTCTCCACACAACTAGATGAAGCATCAAGTGATGGTTTGCGACAAGTGACAAGTGATGAAGTAAGGTTTCAATACACATGTATATCTTTGAAGAATGGTTTTAGAGAGTAATGTTGTTTGGTTTCAGGAGAACGAAACTGTATCTTTTGCTCAAGAACCTGAAGTTACAGAGTACGCTACAGTTATTGCTGTGGTTTACAGTATGGTGGAGCAGAACTATGTTATGCAGGTGTGTTAGATTTTGAAGCTTTAGATACGCTGCATGTTGGATCTTtgaaattcatattttttttttactgaaaagcaatggatgatgatgataatgtttctttttttgcaGGAAAAGATTGTGAGATCTCTTAGTTTAAAGACCTCATTTGATGAACTCGATACTTACACCATGATGTGGTCATTGCGTCCGTTTGTAGAAGACCAGATTATGAACAGAGCATGGAAATGTATCTACTAATACTCACTTATTCAATCAGCTTTGTCAGTTATTCAATCAGTTTTGTTTGATTAGTTTGTTACTTTGTTTCCCATTTCTTGAAAAGAAAGCAAATACGGGCCCTATAATTAGGTAGCTAGTGctttttctaaatatattagtGAATAACTCATGTTTGCATCATTGTGTTGGTAAATCTATTTAGCTCAGGAGAGTCACATctagttttaattttatcaatCATGAGAGTGATGATATTATTAAAATGAAGTCTAAAAAGTTTAAACTATAACCCCGcaccctccccccccccccccccaaaacaAAATTTCCTGAATGgttaatgtttttaatataatttttaatcaatttatgtgtgtttaattatttgtatcaaacTCCACAAATCTGTGTGCATCATTTTGTGTGGATTCAATCGTAAAATACGATATTTGATTGATGCTTTTTTTGCATCCAAAGACATATACATAAgaactctataaattaaaaaaaaattattaaatcatattattctattaatttatagaattgtTGATTTatcagaaattttattttagatttatatagtttatgatatgtttttaatataaaataaaaaataattattttacggTTTATATAAGTATAAAATTTTGCTTTATATTATTCTTATATGATAATTTGGTATATATAAGATATGTActgtataatataaatttatttttagatgTAATATGctacaatattattaaaatattttaaatttatatgaaaattttgagATAAACTCTTTTgtgaataagaaaaataatttttttaaacatatataaactctataaatagaaaatattaacttttataATCTTTATgggaccatatatatatatgagttttctaaaatttattgttttattaatttatcatacTATGTTATATTTCGAATCAATCCAACTaaacaactaaaaattattaatttattgaatatcaatttatataattttgtgtaTGAAAGACCTTGTAAGATGAACCTACCCACGGATATCCCTCTGTAATTTGATAAACTGATCATATGTTTGGTTTACTCTTTTTTTGCACACAGTTTTCATGAAATTGCTTGTGTTGTTAAAAATTCAcaaacttatatttaaaaatttgcaAGGCATATAAGAAGTTTATGTAACATATATACTTGAATCCAAAatgtgaatataaaataaacaatatctAGAGAATCAAAAGACTAAAAGCTTATACTGATCCAAAATATACTGGAACTTT belongs to Brassica rapa cultivar Chiifu-401-42 chromosome A07, CAAS_Brap_v3.01, whole genome shotgun sequence and includes:
- the LOC103829981 gene encoding SAC3 family protein C isoform X1, which codes for MNRRSRGSSSSSSSGSVGGASDSYRRRSDVPRNRSNDNTKGGDSADVSFIVGTCSSMCPERERVTRERLRDLSVFERLHGNPTKSSSDLAVKKFCRTLSAADVQASDVRPLSVLEETLSYLLSLLDSREHPFEVVHDFIFDRTRSIRQDLSIQNLASEGVIHLYEEIVKFHVISRQRLQGCSGTSISSMHHLNMEQLAKTLTTLYNIYDANRKPDYIYENEAEFRSLYVLLHLNTSSGVMGEPLSLWFRKLTSNLIKSKEMCFVRKLLSFLILSCRSYRNGNYRSFLRTTASEATYLQYCISEPHIREMRSFAVECINNVCYKLQPYPLLRLSHNLMMKEMDVESLCHECGLEIRTDSDGSIVLPTKQTNFCRPKEGFRNYDLIGIEVERLL
- the LOC103829981 gene encoding SAC3 family protein C isoform X2, which translates into the protein MNRRSRGSSSSSSSGSVGGASDSYRRRSDVPRNRSNDNTKGGDSADVSFIVGTCSSMCPERERVTRERLRDLSVFERLHGNPTKSSSDLAVKKFCRTLSAADVQASDVRPLSVLEETLSYLLSLLDSREHPFEVVHDFIFDRTRSIRQDLSIQNLASEGVIHLYEEIVKFHVISRQRLQGCSGTSISSMHHLNMEQLAKTLTTLYNIYDANRKPDYIYENEAEFRSLYVLLHLNTSSGVMGEPLSLWFRKLTSNLIKSKEMCFVRKLLRSYRNGNYRSFLRTTASEATYLQYCISEPHIREMRSFAVECINNVCYKLQPYPLLRLSHNLMMKEMDVESLCHECGLEIRTDSDGSIVLPTKQTNFCRPKEGFRNYDLIGIEVERLL
- the LOC103829980 gene encoding uncharacterized protein LOC103829980, which encodes MACSSQRMLQQLSLLEFKTREMEVRSELKHNIYEIFKDFITGITKLEELDNAANTFLLRFQQALSLLKRSPILTSSKFIESILKNNETRRLKSYVESGCINIDDAALSTRALHTSLSGLSDHLIKAQSLLSDLEHLTDDAALAIDTATKLSTQLDEASSDGLRQVTSDEENETVSFAQEPEVTEYATVIAVVYSMVEQNYVMQEKIVRSLSLKTSFDELDTYTMMWSLRPFVEDQIMNRAWKCIY